In Candidatus Baltobacteraceae bacterium, one genomic interval encodes:
- a CDS encoding PilZ domain-containing protein — protein sequence MAWGRRTEQAIERNNQRRTYRQSIELPIAVEVAGLPAPVYGTLVNISETGCRLRSLILIDRDRDVSFELKRPGHRALLLRGRIVSRSTPPSGGGFEYGVTFALPKSDREILLREIQEMQRREAAARAEARTATPAPQAATGKQRRGSVRTLVGFPVRFRLSGKANVAAEANDVSMGGLRLITEEKLELGVMVELRFTLPGHMLWVYPPAEERTEITPFGPRRIRIPDNRRPFEEMVVRGRVVSRFAPQRGREVYGVQFTDIDGYQREEVARFTHAVQLAKLRLELDRDN from the coding sequence ATGGCCTGGGGACGCCGTACCGAGCAAGCGATTGAGCGAAACAATCAGCGGCGTACATATCGGCAGTCGATCGAACTCCCGATCGCGGTCGAGGTCGCGGGACTGCCTGCACCGGTATATGGAACCCTAGTCAACATTTCGGAGACCGGTTGCCGGCTGCGCTCGCTCATTCTGATCGACCGCGACCGCGATGTCAGCTTCGAACTCAAGCGCCCCGGTCACCGGGCGCTTTTGCTTCGCGGCCGTATCGTCAGCCGGAGCACCCCGCCGTCCGGCGGCGGTTTCGAGTATGGCGTCACCTTTGCGCTCCCCAAGTCCGACCGCGAGATCCTTCTGCGGGAGATCCAGGAGATGCAGCGCCGCGAGGCCGCGGCGCGAGCCGAGGCGCGCACGGCAACGCCGGCGCCCCAAGCGGCGACCGGTAAGCAACGCCGCGGCAGCGTCCGCACGTTGGTCGGGTTCCCGGTCCGCTTCCGCCTCTCGGGTAAGGCAAATGTCGCGGCCGAAGCCAACGACGTTTCGATGGGCGGGCTGCGGCTGATCACGGAAGAGAAACTGGAGCTCGGCGTGATGGTCGAGCTGCGCTTCACGCTGCCGGGCCATATGCTCTGGGTTTATCCGCCGGCCGAGGAGCGCACCGAGATTACGCCCTTTGGCCCACGCCGGATTCGCATTCCCGACAACCGCCGTCCGTTCGAAGAGATGGTCGTGCGGGGCCGGGTCGTTTCGCGTTTCGCGCCGCAGCGCGGCCGCGAAGTCTACGGCGTGCAGTTTACCGACATCGACGGCTACCAACGCGAAGAGGTCGCGCGCTTTACGCACGCGGTTCAACTCGCCAAACTCCGGCTGGAATTAGACCGGGACAACTAA
- a CDS encoding isocitrate/isopropylmalate family dehydrogenase, giving the protein MQSPTIVVLDGDQTGEELLVESLRVLDKSVIDVELTFEHYDLSLENRRVTDNAVVHEAAGAMLAHGLGLKAATITPEQHGDVGSPNAILRAEIDGKVIVRTGRKLPRVRPVAGIHAPISIVRMAVGDAYGAKEWREGAGLEEVAYRTEAISRSVCRYVAEYAFIHAKKMHARVFGGPKYTVSQIYEGMLKEEMDAAAARHPDIPYEPQLIDATYALLISNAGDNPLVIPALNRDGDCLSDFVMQLFGSIAGAESVLLSFDEELRPRVVMAEAPHGTAPRLFGKNVANPMAMILAAAALLSYIDDRRAANASRAIYESALEAVAEGIATADLGGQSTTSEFTDAVIEGVKRKLDVWSTL; this is encoded by the coding sequence TTGCAGAGTCCCACCATCGTCGTCCTCGACGGCGACCAAACCGGAGAAGAGTTGCTCGTGGAGTCGCTGCGCGTACTCGACAAGTCCGTCATCGACGTCGAGTTGACGTTCGAGCACTACGATCTTTCGCTCGAGAATCGCCGCGTCACCGACAACGCCGTCGTTCACGAGGCGGCCGGCGCCATGCTGGCGCATGGCCTCGGTCTCAAAGCTGCGACGATCACTCCCGAGCAACATGGCGACGTCGGCTCGCCCAACGCGATCCTACGCGCTGAAATCGACGGTAAGGTCATCGTGCGTACCGGACGTAAGCTGCCGCGCGTACGGCCCGTGGCCGGCATTCACGCACCGATCTCGATCGTTCGCATGGCGGTCGGAGATGCCTACGGCGCCAAAGAGTGGCGAGAAGGCGCGGGTCTCGAGGAGGTCGCTTATCGTACGGAAGCCATCTCGCGCAGCGTCTGCCGCTACGTGGCCGAATACGCATTCATTCACGCCAAAAAAATGCACGCGCGCGTCTTCGGCGGACCGAAATACACGGTCAGTCAGATTTACGAGGGCATGCTCAAGGAAGAGATGGACGCTGCGGCGGCACGACACCCCGACATTCCGTACGAACCGCAATTGATCGACGCGACCTATGCGCTCTTGATATCGAACGCCGGCGACAATCCGTTGGTCATTCCGGCGCTCAATCGCGACGGCGATTGTCTCTCCGATTTCGTCATGCAGCTCTTCGGCTCGATCGCCGGCGCGGAATCGGTGCTGCTCTCGTTCGATGAAGAACTGCGGCCGAGGGTGGTGATGGCCGAGGCGCCGCACGGCACCGCGCCGCGGCTGTTTGGAAAGAACGTCGCGAACCCGATGGCGATGATCCTCGCTGCGGCGGCGCTTCTTTCGTACATCGACGATCGTCGTGCCGCCAATGCGTCACGCGCCATCTACGAATCTGCTCTGGAAGCCGTTGCCGAAGGAATTGCGACCGCGGACCTGGGTGGACAGTCGACGACGAGCGAATTTACCGATGCGGTGATCGAAGGCGTCAAGCGTAAGCTCGACGTGTGGTCGACGCTCTAG
- a CDS encoding DNA translocase FtsK, giving the protein MARVRRKASARKLNLEIVGITALSVALLLGIALATPGHAGNAGRAVASGLRGLFGGGAPLFPVLIALLGAIVFLEINVPRMVANLGSSALSYFLMIDAALGAAGPRGGGIVGAGIWFALHALLGTAGAWVVLGLGALTLALSLTQVSLKKLIGLVLGVFARIRLPKIPKIALPEGHASLRDAFALPKTDMARPPEPLPRAFDTSAGTGQAAFDVVEEEEEPPLILVPTTPAPRPVAGDYESADLVAATRSYRLPDLALFDPPQAQIVDDSNRAHVLEDTLASFGVGAKVTHIERGPSITRYELRPERGVKISKIASLADDLALALAATSVRIEAPIPGKSAVGIEVPNSTVAIVAVREILDAMPNRGTIPPLWMALGKDITGRPVFGDLGKMPHLLVAGATGSGKSVCLNTIIASLLVSATPDQVQLLMIDPKRVELTVYNGIPHLIKDVITDARMAAGALFEMTKEMDSRYERFAKAGVRKIEEYNAKFPEEKLPFVVIVIDELADLMLVAPAKVETTIMRLAQLARATGIHLIVATQRPSVDVITGLIKANIPSRIAFAVSSQVDSRTILDMNGAERLLGRGDMLYLPIDAPKPIRAQGAFITGHEVNRLVDFWAKQARPENLLNVEVQPVTDEDERNGKGADPLCYEAAKFIIETQYASTAQLQSQFSIGHPRAVRVMKQLEEFKVVGPHEGTKPRKILLGLAELEVIAPRLGKSEDAQQELF; this is encoded by the coding sequence ATGGCCAGGGTACGCCGTAAGGCGAGCGCAAGGAAGCTCAATCTCGAGATCGTCGGGATCACCGCCCTCTCCGTGGCGCTCCTTCTTGGCATCGCGCTGGCAACCCCGGGCCACGCGGGCAACGCCGGCCGCGCGGTGGCGAGCGGGCTGCGCGGTCTCTTTGGAGGGGGCGCGCCGCTATTCCCGGTGCTGATCGCTCTTCTCGGCGCGATCGTCTTCCTCGAGATCAACGTGCCGCGGATGGTCGCCAACCTTGGAAGCTCGGCGCTTTCTTATTTTTTGATGATCGACGCGGCGCTGGGTGCGGCGGGCCCGCGCGGCGGCGGTATCGTCGGAGCCGGAATTTGGTTCGCGCTCCACGCGCTGCTCGGTACCGCGGGCGCGTGGGTCGTGCTTGGGCTCGGAGCGCTCACGCTTGCGCTCTCGCTGACGCAGGTGAGCCTGAAGAAACTGATCGGGCTCGTCCTCGGCGTGTTCGCGCGCATTCGTCTGCCGAAGATTCCGAAGATAGCGCTGCCTGAAGGACACGCCTCGCTGCGCGACGCCTTTGCGCTGCCCAAGACCGACATGGCGCGTCCGCCGGAGCCGCTGCCGCGCGCGTTCGATACGTCGGCCGGCACGGGTCAGGCGGCGTTCGACGTGGTAGAGGAGGAAGAAGAACCGCCGTTGATCCTGGTGCCGACGACACCTGCGCCGCGGCCGGTCGCCGGCGACTACGAATCGGCCGATCTGGTCGCGGCAACGCGTTCGTACCGTCTTCCCGATCTCGCGCTCTTCGATCCGCCGCAAGCGCAAATCGTCGATGATTCGAATCGCGCCCACGTGCTGGAGGATACGCTGGCGAGTTTCGGCGTCGGCGCAAAGGTCACGCACATCGAGCGCGGGCCCTCGATCACGCGTTATGAACTGCGGCCTGAACGCGGGGTGAAGATCTCGAAGATCGCCTCGCTCGCCGACGACCTCGCACTTGCGCTCGCCGCCACCAGCGTGCGTATCGAAGCGCCGATTCCCGGCAAGTCCGCGGTGGGGATCGAGGTCCCGAATTCGACCGTCGCGATCGTGGCCGTTCGCGAGATTCTCGATGCGATGCCCAATCGCGGAACGATCCCGCCGCTGTGGATGGCGCTGGGCAAAGACATCACCGGGCGCCCGGTCTTCGGCGACCTCGGCAAGATGCCGCACCTGCTCGTCGCCGGCGCGACGGGCTCGGGAAAATCGGTCTGCTTGAATACGATCATCGCTTCGTTGCTGGTCTCGGCAACGCCCGACCAAGTGCAACTCCTGATGATCGACCCCAAACGCGTCGAGCTCACCGTGTACAACGGTATTCCGCATCTGATCAAAGACGTGATCACCGACGCGCGCATGGCGGCCGGCGCGCTCTTCGAGATGACCAAGGAGATGGATTCGCGTTACGAGCGCTTCGCCAAGGCCGGCGTTCGCAAGATCGAAGAGTACAACGCCAAGTTCCCGGAGGAGAAGCTTCCGTTTGTCGTCATCGTGATCGACGAGCTTGCCGATCTGATGCTGGTCGCGCCGGCGAAAGTCGAGACGACGATCATGCGGCTGGCGCAGCTGGCGCGCGCGACCGGCATCCATCTGATCGTCGCGACGCAGCGTCCGTCGGTCGACGTGATCACGGGGCTCATCAAAGCGAACATCCCTTCGCGCATCGCCTTCGCGGTCAGCTCGCAGGTCGACTCGCGCACGATTCTCGACATGAACGGGGCAGAGCGGTTGTTGGGGCGCGGCGACATGCTCTACCTGCCGATCGACGCTCCCAAACCGATCCGTGCGCAGGGCGCGTTCATCACTGGCCACGAGGTGAACCGGCTCGTCGATTTCTGGGCGAAACAGGCGCGCCCGGAGAACTTGCTCAACGTCGAAGTTCAGCCGGTTACCGACGAGGACGAGCGCAACGGCAAGGGCGCCGACCCGCTCTGCTACGAGGCGGCGAAATTCATCATCGAAACGCAGTATGCGTCGACAGCGCAGCTGCAATCGCAATTCTCGATCGGCCATCCGCGCGCGGTGCGGGTGATGAAGCAGCTCGAGGAGTTCAAAGTCGTCGGTCCGCACGAGGGCACGAAGCCGCGCAAGATCTTACTTGGACTCGCCGAGTTGGAAGTGATCGCCCCGCGCCTCGGAAAGTCCGAGGACGCGCAACAAGAGCTCTTTTGA
- a CDS encoding phosphatase PAP2 family protein: MRIALALAALVLVMVLGHAVDHAPDPAWLMTYEAAWVNHSTLIAWWITWFGWIDVLLPLCIVLVVLAIRFPAWRSRVTFAILCLLIAWRGTDLLQRFFARPRRLDWVVKHEASFSYPSTHATIATAFYLLLAAFVFRSTLPGRAWIGSAVAVLAVAIMWSRLDLGAHYLTDIVGGVLWGCAIVAALAACWPTNILEGQARSTLE, translated from the coding sequence ATGCGCATCGCGCTTGCGCTCGCTGCCTTGGTTCTCGTCATGGTTTTGGGGCACGCCGTCGATCATGCGCCCGATCCGGCGTGGTTGATGACGTACGAAGCGGCCTGGGTGAATCATTCGACGCTGATCGCGTGGTGGATCACGTGGTTCGGTTGGATCGACGTTCTCTTGCCGCTCTGCATCGTGCTGGTCGTTCTCGCGATCCGCTTTCCGGCGTGGCGCTCGCGTGTGACCTTTGCGATTCTCTGCCTGCTGATCGCCTGGCGCGGCACCGATCTCTTGCAGCGATTCTTCGCGCGGCCGCGGCGGCTGGACTGGGTGGTGAAACACGAGGCCTCGTTTTCGTATCCGAGCACGCACGCGACGATTGCGACCGCGTTTTATCTTTTGCTCGCGGCCTTCGTCTTCCGCAGCACTCTGCCGGGCAGAGCATGGATCGGCTCCGCCGTTGCCGTGTTGGCGGTCGCCATCATGTGGTCCAGGCTCGACCTCGGCGCGCACTACCTCACCGACATCGTGGGAGGGGTCCTCTGGGGCTGTGCGATCGTGGCGGCTTTGGCCGCTTGCTGGCCCACCAATATCCTTGAGGGGCAGGCGCGCTCAACTTTAGAATAG